The Nonlabens spongiae genome contains a region encoding:
- a CDS encoding T9SS type A sorting domain-containing protein, which yields MKHLYLICLVLFNVSVINAQFYGPDDFRISDAGGSGSTNSTVEFPDVDYGFSNQQFLAVWSSDDTDQPGVIDNDKQILGRFIDLSGNLIGSDFLISSLNLGNTSENEFPRVAYNSSDDNFMVVYQGEPTNGEDEIYGVVLDPNGMVVSADFRITDFGGSSSSRDIRTPGIAYNPNLNEFLVVFITSDFLSSPTVVDIEGQRVGPTGNLIGNRFSVSSINTAEVNGSIPDVIFNNDTNEYVVTYVASPISNQEGPYATIVAQDGQVGSTTALSTRGSISPSSFGNRWVRAAHNPVDHTLLFVFDMDNSRSGEIDVIGAIYDNAMNILVPEFDISRVGNSDTRYDAATPDVTWLPSDNLFYVVYRANPFLSNRSEREIFMNSVSSTGSLGNRLQVSSAPIDEEGNAKLPRVVSNGDGALLTVYEAEDTSTTNMMVNGEYEIFGQLYGTPTLSSEIEEMIDFIIYPNPAEDYIYLTGLTKNLKEIKIINELGQTVLKESLDFEVMNQLNIGNLTSGIYFLEAMTPSGSVVFKFVKM from the coding sequence ATGAAGCATCTCTACCTAATTTGTTTAGTACTGTTTAATGTTTCAGTAATTAACGCGCAATTCTACGGACCCGATGATTTCAGGATCAGTGATGCAGGAGGTTCTGGAAGTACTAATTCCACGGTTGAATTTCCAGATGTTGATTATGGATTCAGTAATCAGCAATTTTTGGCTGTTTGGTCGAGCGATGATACGGATCAGCCGGGAGTCATAGATAACGATAAGCAGATCTTAGGAAGGTTCATTGATCTCTCCGGCAATCTAATAGGATCTGACTTTTTAATCTCCTCCTTAAACCTTGGAAATACCAGCGAAAATGAGTTCCCGAGGGTAGCGTACAATAGTTCTGATGATAATTTCATGGTAGTTTATCAAGGAGAGCCTACTAATGGTGAGGACGAGATCTATGGCGTTGTTCTAGACCCTAATGGTATGGTTGTAAGTGCTGACTTTAGAATCACAGATTTTGGAGGTTCATCATCTTCTAGGGACATAAGAACCCCAGGTATAGCCTACAACCCAAATCTGAATGAGTTTCTAGTGGTTTTTATAACCTCTGATTTTCTTTCGTCTCCCACAGTGGTTGACATAGAGGGGCAAAGAGTAGGGCCTACTGGAAATCTGATTGGGAACAGGTTTTCTGTTTCAAGTATCAATACCGCTGAAGTGAATGGATCTATTCCTGACGTCATTTTCAATAATGATACTAATGAATATGTCGTTACCTACGTAGCATCGCCTATCTCAAATCAAGAGGGGCCGTATGCGACTATAGTAGCCCAGGATGGTCAGGTAGGCAGCACTACGGCACTTAGTACGAGAGGTTCTATATCGCCGTCGAGTTTTGGCAATAGATGGGTAAGAGCGGCGCACAATCCAGTTGATCATACATTACTTTTTGTCTTTGACATGGACAATTCCCGCTCTGGTGAAATTGATGTAATAGGGGCGATTTATGATAACGCTATGAATATTTTAGTGCCAGAATTTGATATTAGCCGTGTGGGAAATAGTGATACCCGATATGATGCCGCTACTCCAGATGTTACGTGGCTACCTTCTGATAACCTCTTTTATGTTGTCTACAGAGCAAATCCTTTTTTGTCAAATAGGTCGGAACGCGAGATATTCATGAATAGTGTATCAAGTACTGGGAGTCTGGGAAATAGACTTCAAGTATCTTCTGCACCTATAGATGAGGAGGGAAATGCTAAATTACCTCGTGTTGTTTCAAATGGCGATGGAGCATTACTCACTGTTTATGAAGCTGAGGATACCTCAACTACTAATATGATGGTTAATGGAGAATATGAAATATTCGGTCAACTTTATGGAACTCCCACGCTGTCATCTGAAATCGAGGAAATGATTGATTTTATTATCTATCCCAACCCTGCTGAAGATTATATTTATTTAACCGGGTTGACGAAGAATCTAAAAGAGATTAAAATCATCAATGAATTGGGTCAGACGGTTCTGAAAGAATCTCTGGATTTTGAGGTAATGAACCAGTTGAATATCGGCAACTTGACATCAGGTATTTACTTTCTTGAGGCTATGACCCCTTCGGGATCTGTAGTGTTTAAATTTGTTAAGATGTAA
- a CDS encoding T9SS type B sorting domain-containing protein translates to MKHQLTALLLICLSFIARAQTTDLAITLEARNLTGNAISQAHIYERYTYLLTISNTGAPVSDATFSFNLSSVEEIESAVAQNILGGATSPSNIDINQSAVSGTLLNMPNSSSVEILITVRAEPTFLGGATAMATVQPPPGTTDVNPATNDSVISIIMTERDIIFDITQSQIAPAGGAGISNWGDTVSYEMTITNNSSIEYPLEDFELFVSNVNRAGSAIYTFIDLQCSSSSGMSCPTLDGLSTVTTTDVIGNFRYYIHGEPVVFPSGASFTMQVSYTLDEGGCDRDARNIPLIMGNRLTIIPFLNNTNFIQTDTIETATLINDPCQCVDLETEVIRTSPTASSINAWTDVVTYEFTYSNNGPIEVPAFVYMVNGSTVGTEIEILTAECISTSGPVDCNDFNITITPDTRWVTSQFQFPPNSSITIRVTVVFSPPECTQGGALPNLAVRGVATEFDNDVLECDSTNNSVADRIDGLPVNPCNNDPGDGELIELEEVQVSPVPGAGPYPYGEVSYEIIMRNTDSIAHQIRFKDLQSSDGTGILRSIDCIGTTGGASCPSSLNARIDQPNQNGDTFWEILDADGFMMPANSSLTFEKVIDWRPPCQDTVFSVADNLVMEAVDSNLDVIDTVTASVATPMVPCVDIVVQTFPSITSAPINTDFEWVVDITNSNVSVDASDLTFNNLMHPDFEITGTPICSVVNGTASCMPTFNINGNAIEAVIPSMSSGSTIQVRIPTRTPSYGGSFENRAEVQPDFEVTGETTPSSNISTSSLFILTTQTSKEFEPSVINSGEVSTLTFNLRNSVGLPAQSGINFTDNLPAGMTISGEAFWVNQNGALGTFTGVVGGDAFGIQDLSFPSGTDEVSFAVEVTCTDPGIYINDFQNFSNLNNLDVSTVFASLEVLPVLDLAITKTVDILDPEVNDTVTFTIEVQNLQTAGATGVTVQENLPSGYTYVSHSTDVGIYDSLSGVWQVGDLAAGATTSMQITVSLNIPGEFINVVTVDSISTFTDIDLENNTAEAFARPDCIVVPEGFTPNGDGRNDTFEIRCINLYPESELVIVNRYGSTVYKATNYQNDWDGTPTQGLLHDSDKALPTGTYYWKLDLKDGSQARVGWLYINY, encoded by the coding sequence ATGAAACACCAGCTAACCGCCTTGCTGTTAATTTGTCTAAGTTTTATTGCAAGAGCCCAAACTACCGACCTAGCCATCACGCTGGAAGCACGTAATCTTACTGGAAACGCTATCTCACAAGCTCATATTTATGAGCGATACACCTATTTACTTACGATAAGCAACACCGGTGCGCCAGTGTCAGATGCAACTTTTAGTTTCAACTTAAGCTCCGTTGAGGAGATTGAAAGTGCAGTAGCTCAAAATATTTTGGGAGGTGCGACATCGCCTTCAAATATTGACATCAATCAATCGGCAGTTTCAGGTACTTTGTTAAATATGCCTAACTCATCCAGCGTTGAGATACTGATCACCGTGAGGGCAGAACCTACATTTCTAGGTGGAGCAACGGCTATGGCAACCGTGCAACCGCCTCCTGGAACTACAGATGTGAATCCAGCGACAAATGATTCTGTGATCAGTATCATCATGACGGAACGAGACATCATCTTTGATATCACGCAATCACAAATAGCTCCAGCTGGAGGAGCTGGCATTTCTAACTGGGGGGACACGGTAAGTTATGAAATGACGATTACTAATAACTCGAGCATCGAGTATCCTCTGGAAGATTTTGAGTTGTTTGTCAGTAATGTGAACAGAGCGGGATCTGCAATTTACACATTTATAGATCTGCAATGTAGTTCATCAAGTGGTATGAGTTGTCCCACACTGGATGGTTTGAGCACCGTCACCACTACAGATGTGATTGGGAATTTTCGCTATTATATCCATGGAGAGCCTGTTGTTTTTCCTTCTGGCGCATCTTTTACCATGCAGGTAAGTTATACTTTAGACGAGGGTGGTTGTGATCGAGATGCTAGAAATATCCCTCTGATCATGGGAAACAGGCTTACGATTATCCCTTTTCTCAATAACACAAATTTTATCCAGACCGATACTATTGAAACCGCCACATTAATCAATGATCCCTGCCAATGTGTGGATCTAGAAACTGAAGTCATAAGAACTTCTCCTACGGCTTCATCAATCAATGCTTGGACCGATGTGGTCACATATGAATTCACTTACTCAAACAACGGTCCGATAGAAGTGCCGGCTTTTGTTTATATGGTCAATGGGAGTACTGTAGGAACTGAGATTGAGATTCTGACCGCTGAATGTATATCAACTAGCGGTCCTGTAGACTGTAATGATTTCAATATTACCATCACACCAGACACGAGGTGGGTGACTAGTCAATTCCAATTTCCCCCAAATTCTAGTATCACCATACGAGTGACCGTTGTTTTTTCTCCTCCAGAATGTACTCAAGGAGGTGCGCTGCCTAATCTCGCTGTAAGGGGTGTGGCAACTGAATTTGACAATGATGTCTTAGAATGTGATTCTACAAATAATTCTGTAGCTGACCGTATCGATGGATTACCTGTAAACCCTTGTAATAATGATCCAGGTGATGGTGAACTTATTGAGTTGGAAGAGGTGCAGGTTTCACCTGTTCCTGGAGCTGGGCCCTACCCGTATGGTGAAGTGAGTTATGAAATAATTATGCGTAATACAGACTCAATAGCCCATCAGATTAGATTTAAAGATCTACAATCATCAGACGGTACGGGAATATTACGTTCTATAGATTGTATTGGAACTACGGGAGGAGCTTCATGTCCATCAAGTTTAAATGCTCGGATCGATCAGCCAAATCAAAATGGAGATACCTTTTGGGAAATTTTGGATGCTGATGGTTTTATGATGCCAGCAAATAGTTCTTTGACTTTTGAGAAAGTTATTGACTGGAGGCCTCCATGTCAAGATACTGTCTTCTCGGTTGCAGATAATTTGGTTATGGAAGCAGTGGATTCAAACCTAGACGTCATCGATACGGTCACGGCAAGCGTGGCGACACCCATGGTTCCTTGTGTAGATATCGTGGTGCAAACATTTCCGTCCATAACTTCAGCACCCATTAATACTGATTTTGAATGGGTTGTCGATATAACCAATTCAAATGTGAGCGTGGATGCAAGTGACCTGACTTTTAATAATTTAATGCATCCCGACTTTGAAATTACGGGTACGCCTATTTGTTCTGTTGTTAACGGTACGGCTAGTTGTATGCCTACTTTTAATATTAATGGAAATGCGATAGAAGCCGTAATTCCTAGCATGAGTTCTGGGTCTACCATACAAGTGCGTATTCCCACGAGAACGCCCAGTTATGGAGGGAGTTTTGAAAATAGGGCAGAGGTACAACCCGATTTTGAGGTGACAGGTGAGACTACACCCAGTTCTAATATATCGACATCCAGTCTATTTATATTAACGACTCAAACAAGCAAAGAGTTTGAGCCTTCTGTTATTAACTCTGGCGAGGTTTCTACCCTAACTTTTAACTTGCGTAACTCAGTGGGGTTGCCTGCTCAAAGCGGTATCAATTTTACCGATAATTTACCAGCAGGTATGACCATTTCTGGTGAGGCCTTTTGGGTCAATCAAAATGGTGCGTTGGGAACATTTACTGGTGTGGTTGGAGGAGATGCATTTGGTATTCAAGATTTGAGCTTTCCATCAGGTACTGATGAGGTTTCTTTTGCAGTAGAGGTGACTTGTACAGATCCTGGGATCTACATCAACGATTTTCAGAATTTCTCAAATCTCAATAACTTAGATGTTTCCACTGTATTTGCAAGCTTAGAAGTTCTTCCAGTGCTGGATCTTGCGATTACCAAAACCGTTGATATTCTTGATCCAGAAGTTAACGACACGGTAACCTTTACTATAGAAGTGCAGAATTTACAGACTGCAGGTGCTACCGGTGTAACCGTGCAGGAAAATCTGCCTAGCGGTTATACTTACGTTTCTCATTCTACAGATGTGGGAATTTATGATTCGTTAAGTGGTGTGTGGCAAGTGGGCGATCTCGCTGCAGGGGCGACTACTTCCATGCAAATTACGGTAAGTTTGAACATCCCAGGGGAATTTATCAATGTAGTTACGGTAGATAGCATCTCAACTTTCACAGACATTGACTTAGAAAACAATACTGCTGAAGCTTTCGCCAGACCAGATTGCATCGTGGTGCCAGAAGGATTCACGCCTAATGGTGATGGCCGCAACGATACTTTTGAAATCAGATGTATCAATTTGTACCCAGAGAGCGAACTTGTGATTGTCAATCGATACGGGAGCACGGTATATAAAGCCACAAATTATCAGAATGATTGGGATGGCACGCCCACTCAGGGATTATTGCACGATAGCGATAAAGCACTACCCACGGGTACCTATTACTGGAAACTGGACCTCAAGGATGGATCACAAGCTCGGGTAGGGTGGTTGTATATTAATTATTAG
- a CDS encoding LytR/AlgR family response regulator transcription factor, which translates to MKYIVVEDEPRARNLIGNLINEAYPESTFLEAENLEDGVRIIKKERPQLVFLDIKLPGVSGLNIVKHFGNDEIDFEIIFTTAYNEFAIEAFKTSAIDFLLKPIDPVELLNATERALKNHENTRLNDRLAQLEKNMINLQFDKIALEVPKGFLFVPYDEIIYLQAQGMYTDVFIKGRNKENICKPLGRFAEQLSKSPYFYKPHRSYLINLKFIKEVRKTDGYYIVLENGKLIPVSRENKAEFLEIIEKLF; encoded by the coding sequence ATGAAATATATAGTTGTAGAAGATGAGCCACGCGCCCGCAACTTGATCGGAAACTTGATCAACGAGGCATATCCAGAAAGCACATTTCTTGAGGCAGAAAATCTAGAAGACGGAGTACGTATCATCAAGAAGGAGCGTCCTCAATTGGTATTTTTGGACATAAAATTACCGGGTGTCAGCGGTTTAAATATCGTGAAGCATTTTGGCAATGATGAAATCGATTTTGAGATCATCTTCACTACTGCCTATAATGAATTTGCCATAGAGGCCTTTAAAACAAGTGCCATTGACTTCTTGCTTAAGCCCATAGATCCAGTGGAGCTGCTCAACGCCACAGAACGAGCACTTAAAAATCATGAAAACACAAGGCTTAACGATAGGCTGGCGCAGTTGGAAAAAAACATGATCAATTTACAATTTGACAAAATAGCCCTTGAAGTGCCCAAAGGCTTTCTATTTGTTCCATACGACGAGATCATATACCTACAGGCACAAGGCATGTATACAGATGTCTTTATCAAAGGCAGGAACAAAGAAAATATCTGCAAGCCTCTAGGCAGGTTTGCCGAACAGTTAAGCAAGAGTCCTTACTTCTACAAGCCCCACCGCTCTTACCTTATCAATCTCAAGTTCATCAAGGAAGTGCGTAAGACAGATGGTTATTATATCGTTCTAGAAAATGGTAAATTGATTCCGGTTAGTCGTGAAAACAAAGCCGAATTTTTAGAGATCATAGAAAAGCTGTTTTGA
- a CDS encoding sensor histidine kinase codes for MLKKTLYFLLFTTFLVQAQEIQPYLFKLDDYVALPAKTIYSIKKDGLGNLYAATENGLLRMNDQGVELHRAAGQKGRAVFNLNVDRKGQVWMSNLAQQVLLLKKDSLSVIKSFAPQIDGGMPLISTEAGQVAVLQRENIFLIKNKEQIESYKTPDPDVLRSNLVHYNNAWYFFQGNGLYKFKNERIELIRSYSRHDKVTGGAQLFRHANQWHIMLNDEDEVKVYELGKSERHLKSFNGIKNLVITSLHAHNEEIFISTSKGLFIYRLKQDGSYDIKNVLKHRTVTDAFRDENGSLWISTYKDGIYVLPNTAIEQINLPNRADYLITNFLTKDNGLYFIVDDARLFFLDENGVFHSTEIKRRSDQKLIRINENEAFLINQDIYNLYGNKSEITASFPGVKDIIKVEQNYFIATYNKLIKTDLNFKVIKHINGRSSQIKPLIPGKIVAEFAGSLQVLNSNLGVEKVLGFNGSSITPRKFQAYSYGEEIIVLDENGQLLRAKFSNDKWNVEEFKIQGSGSIFNIRDFSIQGDLIFILTDNGLIKKSLISHQESRVDAQGTIKWSEAAELQTDSDYLFVLTSSRILKISKSIFSQKIIAPNFRTLSESYSNAEDSLKTLRIAYNSRSVQLQFVDDALFPQNRFTPLVDQKGEWIDYQKNFQKTINDLPPGNHEIKVRFQNLFTGAVASPLILPIEIETPFFLMWWFIGLSITCAAIILWLIYFLRGRFVKRKMQKELERETREKNLTQLKLENLRSQMNPHFVFNSLNSLQDYILSNNKLLASSYLVRFSRLMRMYLNHSRRAFISLRREIEALQLYLDLEKERFGDTFVYTIVIADNIDLDNAAVPSLLLQPYVENAITHGLHHKKGEKKLVVSFSRLQGSGIEIIIEDNGVGREKAKSLSNDVHHESFSMIANKNRLELMNKYHDANLKVFIHDLFDEQNLSSGTRVVINLPNINP; via the coding sequence ATGTTGAAAAAAACACTCTACTTTTTATTATTCACCACTTTTTTAGTCCAGGCGCAAGAAATACAACCCTATCTCTTTAAACTGGATGATTATGTCGCATTGCCAGCCAAGACGATTTACTCCATAAAAAAGGACGGCCTGGGGAACCTATACGCGGCGACAGAAAATGGTCTTTTAAGAATGAATGACCAGGGTGTAGAATTGCATAGGGCTGCTGGCCAGAAGGGACGTGCGGTATTCAATCTCAATGTGGATCGTAAAGGTCAGGTATGGATGTCAAACCTTGCGCAACAGGTGTTGCTATTAAAAAAGGATTCCCTTTCCGTTATTAAATCCTTTGCTCCTCAAATAGATGGAGGCATGCCTTTAATCAGTACAGAAGCTGGACAGGTTGCCGTTTTACAACGGGAAAATATTTTCCTAATCAAAAATAAAGAGCAGATTGAATCTTATAAAACTCCAGATCCAGATGTACTGAGATCTAATTTAGTTCATTACAATAATGCATGGTATTTTTTCCAAGGAAATGGATTGTATAAATTTAAGAATGAACGCATTGAATTAATCCGTAGCTACTCACGCCATGATAAAGTAACAGGGGGAGCGCAACTTTTTAGGCACGCCAATCAATGGCATATCATGCTAAATGATGAAGATGAGGTAAAAGTTTATGAGCTGGGAAAAAGTGAAAGACATTTAAAATCGTTTAATGGTATCAAGAATCTCGTGATCACAAGCCTGCATGCACATAATGAGGAGATTTTCATCAGCACCTCAAAAGGTTTGTTTATCTATCGGCTTAAACAAGACGGCTCTTATGACATTAAAAACGTATTGAAACATCGCACGGTCACCGATGCCTTTAGAGACGAAAATGGGTCTCTTTGGATCAGCACTTATAAAGATGGCATCTACGTATTGCCCAATACTGCTATTGAACAAATAAACCTTCCCAATCGAGCTGATTATTTGATCACGAACTTTTTAACCAAAGACAATGGACTTTATTTTATAGTAGACGACGCGCGATTGTTCTTTCTAGATGAAAATGGTGTGTTTCATTCTACTGAAATCAAAAGAAGGTCAGATCAAAAACTGATCAGAATAAATGAAAACGAAGCTTTCTTGATCAATCAAGACATCTATAATTTATATGGGAATAAAAGTGAAATCACAGCTTCTTTTCCAGGAGTCAAGGATATCATCAAAGTTGAACAAAACTATTTTATAGCTACCTATAACAAGCTGATCAAGACAGACTTGAATTTTAAAGTCATTAAACATATCAACGGACGTTCCTCGCAAATTAAACCTTTAATTCCTGGAAAAATCGTGGCAGAATTTGCTGGATCGCTCCAAGTTTTAAATTCTAACTTAGGTGTTGAAAAGGTTTTAGGTTTCAACGGATCTTCCATCACGCCACGAAAATTTCAAGCCTATAGTTACGGTGAGGAGATTATTGTTCTAGATGAAAATGGCCAACTCTTACGTGCAAAATTTTCTAATGACAAATGGAATGTTGAAGAGTTCAAAATTCAAGGTAGTGGCAGCATTTTCAACATTAGGGATTTCAGCATTCAAGGAGACCTGATCTTTATATTAACGGACAACGGCCTCATAAAAAAATCCCTAATCAGCCATCAGGAATCCCGCGTGGATGCTCAGGGAACCATAAAATGGAGTGAGGCTGCAGAGCTACAGACCGATTCTGACTATCTTTTTGTGCTTACCTCCAGCAGGATTCTCAAAATTTCAAAATCCATCTTTAGTCAGAAAATTATCGCTCCTAACTTCAGAACTTTATCTGAGTCGTACTCAAATGCTGAAGATTCATTAAAAACTTTAAGGATAGCTTATAATTCAAGAAGTGTGCAACTCCAGTTTGTAGATGACGCCTTATTCCCTCAGAATCGATTTACACCGCTTGTAGATCAAAAAGGCGAGTGGATCGATTATCAAAAAAACTTTCAAAAAACCATTAATGATCTACCACCAGGAAATCACGAGATCAAGGTTCGATTTCAAAATTTGTTTACAGGAGCTGTCGCATCACCTCTTATTCTACCTATAGAAATTGAAACGCCCTTTTTCCTAATGTGGTGGTTCATAGGACTAAGCATTACCTGCGCAGCTATTATATTATGGCTAATCTACTTTTTAAGAGGAAGATTTGTAAAGCGCAAAATGCAAAAGGAGCTCGAGAGGGAAACTAGAGAAAAGAACCTGACCCAACTCAAATTGGAAAATCTGCGCTCGCAGATGAATCCGCATTTTGTGTTCAATTCCCTCAACAGCCTTCAAGATTATATTTTGTCTAATAATAAGTTGCTTGCTTCTTCTTATCTAGTGCGATTTTCTAGGTTGATGCGCATGTACCTCAATCACAGTCGTCGCGCCTTTATAAGCCTACGCAGGGAAATTGAAGCATTACAACTTTATCTAGATCTTGAAAAGGAGCGCTTTGGCGATACTTTCGTTTATACCATTGTGATTGCAGATAATATTGATCTTGATAATGCCGCCGTGCCCTCACTGCTGCTTCAGCCCTATGTGGAAAATGCCATCACTCATGGATTGCACCATAAAAAGGGTGAGAAAAAATTGGTGGTCTCATTTTCGCGACTGCAAGGAAGCGGTATTGAAATCATCATTGAAGATAATGGTGTGGGAAGAGAAAAAGCTAAATCGCTATCAAACGATGTCCATCATGAGTCATTTAGCATGATTGCAAACAAGAATCGGCTGGAGCTTATGAACAAGTACCATGACGCAAACCTAAAAGTATTTATCCACGACCTTTTTGATGAGCAAAACCTATCATCTGGAACTAGGGTCGTCATCAACCTTCCTAACATCAATCCATGA
- a CDS encoding T9SS type A sorting domain-containing protein, which translates to MKKVLLIINLLSIGFLCAQIPSGALATYKFTGGSFVNEANPGVGDLVPQGSGWLLRNDRDGNMNSALRNRQEEFNGLVLNQATNTISFSFWYLFENPIVGNNEEGILQMFDPQGEGVRVTKRAGNEFAVRVKTTTADQTIVFTHPALSQPAWAHVVVNVARRTSNFAVNVLVNGNIAQAQGSNVVNSTGSLLSAGAPFILSPIVSQFGLRSATDDIRIYNRELALGDAINLSNEPGLARQSRVYVDVDATGNQFGTSWTDAVTNLQAAIAIADDNAEIWIADGTYTSTTTNRTIPVMTIDKTVSILGGFNGSETNVNQRDPEANLTIITGDLNDNDSVLVADNATRSENINKLLDVQVNGVIVDGITLSGAMGADSLSSLNGSGAILIRNDLTDFTISNCIIEGNVARFRGSVVLYEPINTGVSTFTMDRCIVRNNLTAQGGITLGARAGSILDATITNTVIASNLSNDLPGPSQPNYASAIQARVMELGGVLNFVMINCTIAGNEDLNTQSFRSIYFDQPEANNNNMSIEIYNNVFNGSTDAGGFTITPIGVNQNNNRTYLYDFDSNVTDVAFTAIPDADEVNTIFASDPSFVDAINGDFRPVSGSILIDSGNSSLSNTSMDLSGNNRIVGNSIDIGAYEFGSTAGLDNSKLSKISVYPNPAVDMIYVDCGDLAFAKAELFNLHGQVVKRSTQNKIEVAGLKTGFYILKVEIKGGNTTTKRIFIK; encoded by the coding sequence ATGAAAAAAGTTTTACTTATTATCAATTTATTGAGCATTGGTTTCTTATGTGCTCAAATCCCAAGTGGTGCTCTTGCAACCTATAAATTTACGGGTGGCTCGTTTGTTAATGAGGCAAATCCAGGCGTAGGAGATTTGGTGCCCCAAGGTTCAGGATGGTTATTGAGAAATGACCGCGACGGTAACATGAACAGTGCTTTACGCAACCGTCAGGAAGAATTTAACGGTTTGGTTTTAAATCAAGCAACTAATACGATTTCTTTCAGTTTTTGGTACTTGTTTGAAAATCCTATTGTGGGCAACAATGAAGAAGGTATTCTGCAAATGTTTGACCCACAGGGCGAAGGAGTCAGAGTTACTAAACGCGCGGGAAACGAATTTGCAGTTAGAGTGAAAACGACGACAGCAGATCAAACCATAGTCTTTACGCATCCGGCTCTAAGTCAACCAGCATGGGCACATGTGGTCGTAAACGTAGCCAGAAGGACTTCAAATTTTGCTGTAAATGTTCTTGTCAATGGCAATATAGCTCAAGCTCAAGGTTCTAACGTGGTCAATTCTACAGGTAGTTTATTGAGCGCTGGTGCTCCTTTCATTTTATCACCAATAGTTAGTCAGTTCGGATTGCGTAGCGCAACCGATGATATACGTATCTACAATAGAGAACTAGCGCTAGGTGATGCTATTAATCTAAGTAATGAACCTGGACTCGCACGTCAATCTCGAGTTTACGTAGATGTTGATGCAACAGGAAATCAATTTGGAACTAGCTGGACAGATGCAGTGACTAACCTACAAGCTGCTATAGCTATTGCAGATGATAATGCAGAAATATGGATTGCAGATGGTACGTATACCTCAACCACAACTAACCGAACTATTCCTGTAATGACTATTGACAAAACAGTAAGTATTTTGGGAGGTTTCAACGGGTCTGAAACAAATGTAAACCAGCGAGATCCAGAGGCTAACCTAACCATCATAACTGGCGATCTCAACGATAACGACTCTGTCCTGGTGGCTGATAATGCTACACGCAGCGAAAACATCAATAAATTATTAGATGTACAGGTCAATGGTGTGATCGTGGATGGTATTACCCTAAGTGGTGCCATGGGGGCTGACTCTCTAAGCTCGTTAAACGGTTCTGGAGCCATTCTGATAAGAAATGATCTGACTGACTTTACAATTTCAAACTGTATTATTGAGGGTAACGTAGCACGATTTAGAGGATCTGTAGTGCTTTATGAACCTATCAATACGGGTGTAAGCACTTTTACCATGGATCGCTGTATCGTGCGTAATAACTTGACCGCTCAAGGTGGAATAACATTAGGTGCGAGGGCAGGAAGTATTCTCGATGCAACGATTACAAATACTGTCATAGCATCAAACCTATCAAATGATCTACCAGGTCCTTCTCAGCCTAATTATGCTAGTGCCATTCAAGCTAGAGTTATGGAACTAGGGGGTGTCCTCAATTTTGTAATGATTAACTGCACGATCGCTGGGAATGAAGATCTTAATACTCAAAGTTTTAGATCCATATATTTTGATCAACCAGAAGCAAATAATAATAATATGTCTATAGAAATCTATAACAATGTTTTTAATGGAAGTACAGATGCTGGAGGCTTTACAATTACTCCTATAGGAGTCAATCAAAACAATAATAGAACCTATTTATACGACTTTGATTCTAACGTGACTGACGTTGCTTTTACAGCCATTCCAGATGCTGATGAAGTCAACACTATTTTTGCATCAGACCCATCTTTTGTTGATGCAATAAACGGAGACTTTAGACCCGTGAGCGGCTCTATATTAATAGATTCTGGGAACTCCTCATTGAGTAATACAAGCATGGATTTATCTGGCAACAACCGCATTGTGGGCAACTCTATAGATATAGGAGCTTACGAATTTGGGTCAACGGCTGGATTGGACAATAGCAAATTATCAAAAATCTCTGTTTACCCAAATCCCGCTGTTGATATGATCTACGTGGATTGTGGTGATCTCGCTTTCGCGAAAGCGGAATTATTCAACCTACACGGTCAAGTAGTCAAAAGATCTACCCAGAACAAAATTGAGGTCGCTGGCTTGAAAACTGGATTTTACATCCTCAAGGTGGAAATCAAAGGTGGCAACACCACTACGAAAAGAATATTTATAAAATAA